A window of Rufibacter sp. LB8 contains these coding sequences:
- the prmC gene encoding peptide chain release factor N(5)-glutamine methyltransferase, translating to MPTIQDVLQRLSQTLVTLYEAPEAQSMAEWVLQHLLKASRFELLQRRKEIFPESLESQLHDIQQRLLQHQPIQYVLGEASFYGRDFLVTPAVLIPRPETEELVQLVIKAFQHHPNPKLLDIGTGSGCIPITLAAELPTAELWGLDVSADALNIAKRNAETLGQKVTWLQQDILQEIPAVAPASLDAVISNPPYVLEEEKQLMRENVLDFEPHLALFVPNHDPLLFYRRIAHLAQHLLKPGGRLFFEINERYAQETQDMLQESGYQDVQILQDLRGKERMTLAVWPK from the coding sequence ATGCCCACCATTCAAGACGTTCTGCAACGGCTCAGCCAAACTCTGGTAACCCTCTACGAAGCCCCAGAAGCCCAGAGCATGGCCGAATGGGTGCTCCAGCATCTGTTAAAGGCGAGCAGGTTTGAGCTGCTGCAACGCAGGAAAGAGATATTCCCAGAATCGTTGGAAAGCCAATTGCATGATATTCAACAGCGATTGCTACAGCATCAGCCTATCCAATACGTGTTGGGCGAAGCTTCTTTCTATGGCAGGGATTTTTTGGTGACACCCGCGGTACTGATTCCCAGGCCAGAGACCGAGGAACTGGTGCAACTGGTCATCAAAGCTTTCCAACACCATCCAAATCCAAAATTGCTAGACATTGGCACGGGAAGCGGCTGTATTCCTATCACTTTGGCTGCTGAACTGCCGACTGCTGAACTATGGGGGTTAGATGTGTCTGCAGATGCCTTGAACATAGCCAAAAGAAATGCTGAAACGCTTGGGCAAAAGGTGACCTGGTTGCAGCAAGATATTCTTCAGGAAATCCCCGCAGTAGCCCCCGCTTCCCTGGATGCGGTCATCAGCAACCCACCCTATGTGCTGGAGGAGGAGAAACAGCTAATGCGGGAGAATGTGCTAGACTTTGAACCACACTTGGCGCTCTTTGTGCCAAACCATGACCCATTGCTATTCTACCGGCGCATTGCCCATTTGGCCCAGCATCTGTTGAAACCCGGTGGCAGGCTTTTCTTTGAGATTAACGAACGTTACGCTCAGGAAACACAGGACATGTTGCAGGAATCTGGCTACCAAGATGTGCAGATATTGCAGGATTTACGCGGGAAAGAACGAATGACGCTGGCTGTCTGGCCTAAATGA
- the ribD gene encoding bifunctional diaminohydroxyphosphoribosylaminopyrimidine deaminase/5-amino-6-(5-phosphoribosylamino)uracil reductase RibD: protein MDSSEKYMRRALDLALLGTGKVRPNPLVGCVVVHDKKIIGEGWHQQYGGPHAEVNALNSVADKSLLPHSQVYVTLEPCSHYGKTPPCADFLLQHGVRDVIICNADPNPLVAGKGIKKLMDAGCKVHLGVLEQEGIGVNRRFFTVQTKKRPYIVLKWAQSSDGFIALPNCQPCQISGPLAKQLVHKWRTEEQAILVGTRTAIFDNPQLNVRHWPGPAPLRIAIDKQLQIPASHYLLDGSQPTLIYMLQQKAATTQTEYIPLSPEENLLEQLLTDLHQRNVQSVLVEGGTFLLETFLQLNLWDEIRIFRSPVNLTDGVSAPQLPILPFNSRTMVGDDELTVYQNNFGLL from the coding sequence ATGGACTCCTCTGAAAAATATATGCGCCGCGCCTTGGATTTGGCTCTTCTGGGAACCGGAAAAGTGCGTCCCAATCCGCTAGTGGGCTGTGTAGTGGTGCATGACAAGAAAATCATTGGCGAAGGCTGGCACCAGCAATACGGCGGCCCGCACGCTGAGGTGAATGCCTTGAACAGCGTAGCTGACAAAAGCCTGCTGCCCCACAGCCAGGTGTATGTCACGCTGGAACCTTGCTCGCATTACGGGAAGACGCCGCCCTGCGCTGATTTTCTGTTGCAGCACGGCGTGCGAGATGTAATCATTTGCAACGCTGACCCTAATCCCTTGGTGGCCGGTAAGGGCATCAAAAAGTTGATGGACGCCGGCTGTAAAGTTCATTTGGGAGTTCTGGAACAAGAAGGCATAGGTGTAAACCGTCGGTTTTTCACGGTGCAGACCAAAAAGCGGCCGTACATCGTTTTAAAGTGGGCGCAGTCATCAGATGGATTTATTGCCTTGCCCAACTGCCAGCCCTGCCAGATTTCTGGGCCATTGGCGAAGCAGCTGGTGCATAAGTGGCGAACCGAGGAACAGGCAATTCTAGTGGGCACCCGCACGGCCATCTTCGACAATCCCCAGCTGAACGTGCGCCACTGGCCCGGACCGGCCCCACTCAGAATTGCCATTGACAAACAGCTGCAGATACCAGCCAGTCATTATTTGCTAGACGGCAGCCAACCTACGCTTATCTATATGCTTCAGCAGAAAGCGGCAACCACCCAAACTGAATACATCCCCCTTTCGCCAGAAGAAAATTTGTTGGAGCAGCTATTAACTGACCTGCACCAACGCAACGTGCAGTCTGTGTTGGTGGAAGGCGGCACGTTTCTGCTGGAAACTTTCTTGCAACTCAACCTCTGGGACGAAATCAGGATTTTCAGGAGCCCGGTTAACCTGACCGATGGAGTTTCTGCGCCGCAGCTGCCCATCTTGCCTTTCAACTCCAGAACCATGGTAGGTGACGATGAACTCACCGTTTACCAGAATAACTTCGGATTATTATAA